The genomic window GATCCTGCTTTTGAAAATGGCATAGGGAGAGAGGTTACAGCAAAAGATTTCAAGTATTGCTTTAACTTATTGTGTACTGATTTTGGTGAGAATCAAGGTTTTTGGGTATTTAAGGATCGTGTAATAGGCGCCACAGAATATTATAATTCAACAACAGCTAAAGCACCATTAAAAGATGGTGTAGAAGGTGTTAAGGTAATTGATGATTACACTTTACAAATAGATTTAAAATATCCTTTTTCAGGATTTTTAAATATTTTATCCACACCCTTTACATGGGCATTCCCGCAGGAAGTTTTCGAAAAATATGGTGTTGAAATGCGCTCACATGCTGTAGGAACTGGAGCATTTATGGTTAAAAACATCAAAGAAGGCCAGGCTATTGTTCTTGAAAGGAACCCTGATTATTGGGATATAGATGAATTTGGCAATCAATTGCCTTATCTTGATGCTCTAAAATTCACTTTTCTTAAAGAAAAGAAATCTGAACTACTTGAATTTAAAAAGGGTAATTTGGAAATGGTGTATCGCCTTCCTCTTGAAATGATTAAAGATGTAACCTCAGAACTTGAAAATGCAAAAGAAGGAAACATATCTTTTGAATTGCAAAACATTGCCGCTCAAAGCACTTTTTATTATGGATTCCAGAATCAGGGCAAAATATTTGACAATAAAAATCTTCGCCTTGCTTTTAATTATGCTATCGATAGAGAGTCAATTGTAAATTACACTTTACAGGGTGAAGGAGTACCGGGAAATTATGGTATTGTTCCACCTGCTTATAAAAGCTATGAATCTTCAAAATTAGTGGGTTATACTTTTGATCCTGAAAAAGCAAGAAAATATATGGCTGCAGCAGGATATCCAAATGGAAAAGGTTTTCCAAAAATAACCCTACAAATAAACAGTGGTGGCGGTGATAGGAATGTTCAAACTGCAGAAGTAATTCAAAAAATGCTTAATGCAAATTTAAATATTGAAGTGAAAATTGATGTTATGCCATTTGCACAACATTTGGATGCACTTGAGACAGGAAAAGCGGACTTCTGGAGAACTGCCTGGATTGCTGATTATCCAGATCCTGAAAACTTTCTAAATTTATTGTACGGAGGGCATATTCCAAATACTATGGCTGAAAAATCATACATTAATTCTGTAAGGTATGTAAGTCCTGTTTTTGATTCTCTTTTTAAGGCAGGGTTAAGGGAAGTTGATCTGAAAAAAAGAAATGAACTGTATTTAATGGCTGAGCAGGTTGCTATTGATGATGCTGCCATTATGCCTATTTTTTATGACGAAAATACTAGGCTTATTCAGGTATATGTAAAAAATTTCCCTATAAACTCAATGGAGCTTCGTGACTTTTCAAAAGTTTATATTGATCCGAATTTAATGGAAAAGAAATAAAACCATTGTGATATTTTCCAATAAAAAAAGCGGCTATTGGCCGCTTTTTTTATTGGAAAAATCATCCTACAATTCATACTCCCCTACCAATTCTTTTTCCTGTAACTGTTTCAATGTTTGAATGCTATCATCAATTGATTCGGTAAAAACAGTAATCAATTGTTTTTTTCTGGCATTTTCAACTGCATATTTAATGGCTTCCGATTCACTTGAAATAATTCGAACAGGCACCTTCTTTTTAGATTTTCTGATTCCTTCTAACAATAAATCATGGATTTCTTTTTCTTGCCTCCCTCTTAAATTTTTATCACTTCGGATAATGATTTCGTCAAATATGTGGGCTGTTTTTTCACCGATACTAATTATTTGAGCATCTGGTCGATCACCAGGTGCAGCGATAATACCTGTTTTGAAAACTCCGGTGTAATTATTTACAAATTTTCCAATGGCATCAATTCCAGCTGGATTATGGGCATAATCAACAAGCACTTCAAACTCATTAAATTTAAAAAAATTCATTCTTCCCGGTGTTTTATCTGGAGAGGGATAAAATGACATCAAAGCATTTTTAATTATATCGGTATCAAATCCGCTTACATATCCGAACAGAACAACCGGAAGGGTATTTTGAACCATAAATTCTGCTTTTCCCCCAAAAGTAGCCGGAATATCATTAACCTCTTCAATTTGCATTTTTAAATCGCCATTATAAACCACTATAACACCATTTTCAACAACAGCAGCCACTCCATTTTTACTGACATGGTCTTTTATCCTCTTGCTTTCGGGATCCATACTGAATAAAGCAACTTTGCAATTCAAATTCTCAGCCATTTCAAAGACCAAATCATCATCCGCATTTAACACAGCATAACCAGTTGAAACCACAGTACGGGCAACAACCGCCTTTACCTGCGCTAGATCTTCAAGTGTTTCGATATCATCCACTCCTAAATGATCTTCAGTAATATTGGTAACAACTCCTACATCGCAGTTATTAAATGCAAGACCTGAACGAAGAATTCCCCCTCTTGCACATTCAAGTACAGCGAACTCGACATTGGGGTCGGTTAATATTAATTGAGAGCTTGCAGGGCCAGAACAATCACCTTTGGAAATAATCACATCATTTATATAAATGCCTTCTGTTGTAGTATATCCTACATTATAACCTGCAACTTTAACCAAATGTGCAATCATTCGTGTTACTGTTGTTTTGCCATTGGTACCAGTAATTGCTGCGATAGGAATTTTAAATTGCTTTTCACTTGGAAACATCATATCCATAATTGCACCAACAACATTTCTTGATTTCCCCATTGAAGGCATTAAATGCATTTTTATTCCCGGAGAAGCATTCACTTCAAGTATTGCTGTATTGTTTTGGTAAAAAGGAACTGACAAATCAGGGGAAATTAAATCTATACCGCATATATCCAACCCAACAATCCTTGCGATTCTCTCTGCCAAAAACCTGTTATGAGGATGAATTTCATCAGTTACATCGTAAGGAACAGCTCCCGCACTAACATTTGCAATTTCCTTCACATAAACTATTTCTCCTCGTTTTAATACCGATTGAAGTGTCAGTCCTTTCTTTTTTAAAATATTCATTGTAACCTCATCAATCTGAATTGGAGTAAGAACGTTTCCTTCATTAACTGCTCTGGCCGGATCACTGTTTACATCACTTATTAACTCCTTAATAGTTGATAGCCCATCTCCAGTTATAGAAGCTGCAATTCGTTTTGTAGCGGCAGAGAACTTATAATTAATTACAAGTAATCTGTAATCAAAACCCTTAATAAATTTTTCAACAATAATATCCTGAGCCACCTCCTTAGCAATGTGATAAGCATCAATAACCTGATTTTTTGTATTCAGGTTAAGGCTAATTCCTTTGCCATGATTTCCATCAAGAGGTTTAACAACTATAGGAAATCCAACTTTATTTATTGCATAATCAACTTCATCCTCAAATTCAATGATAACACCAAAAGAAACAGGAATTTTTGCTTTCTCCAGTACCATTTTGGTCAGATCTTTATCTCCCGTAACATCTACTCCCATGAAACTAGTTGAACTGGTGAGCACTCCATTTATTTTTTTCTGATTTACTCCATATCCAAAAACTGTTTCCCTTGAATAAAAACCTTTTGTATAAGGGATTCCTCTTATATCTGCTTCCTTTAAAATAGCTTCAGTACTCATACTGGGAGCATATTTTCTCTTGAGTGCTTTTAAAAATTTAATTTCCTTATTGATGTCAAATTCCTCATCATTTATTACAGCAGAGCAAATATCAACAGCAGATAAAACGGCTTCTATTCCAACATTTTCAACTGTATAAGCCACAACAATATTAAATACATTTTTCTTTGAAGTGGTATATACTCTTCCGTAATCACTAGGCAGACCAACCAATCGTTGCAATTCCCGTGCAAGGTATTCCACAACATTAGGAATAGTGGTACCCGATTTTAAGGATCTTAAGAAATCGTTTTCAAACTCAAAATCTTTTTCATTGGCTTTTGAAACAAGAATTTTGGCCATTTTTCTTTCGAAATCCTTTATTTTGTTTGTGTGGCTATGAATGGTTTCTAAATCGAGTTTAGATACAATGAGATTTTCATTAGAAATTGACCAGTAATTAGGCCCCCTCATAACTTTTGTAGATATAACTTTCATTTATTTATAATTGGTTGAATAAACATTCTTGTTAAAAATCATTTCTTGTATTTGCCGTATCCCTGGGGCCCTTGCTCTCCCTTATCAATCTTATTATTAAACCCATGAGCTCCCTGGGCATCACTTTCACCATCCTCCTGTTCAAAGTATTTTGTTTTTTTTGCTTTTTTTTTACTATCGGTTCCAGCTCTATCGGGTGGAATTTTCGATTTTGCTTTTTTACCTTTATCTGGAGTCTGGAGTGCTATGTCTCTTTCCTTATCCTCATTTTCCTTTTTATTTTTCATTATTTCCCTGGTTTCCTTGTTAAATTATTCTAGAAATAGATTTTAGATTAGCTCCAACAAATCTTATAAAAGATCTTTACTTCAAAATTTTAAGCCATTCTTACTGCTGTATTGCAACAATTTCACTATTAACAATAACCAGCTGATTAAAAGGCCATTAAAATTAATGTTGTAGTTTAAAATATGCTTAAAAATCGGCACTTATAATTCAAACGGGGAATTATTTTCACGCATTTGGGGCAAAAATGTGTAGAAATTGGGGCAATGAAAATAATTCCCCCATTTGTGGAATTATTTTCCTAAAAAACAATTCCATTTTAATTAATTCATTTTTCATTTCCTT from Bacteroidota bacterium includes these protein-coding regions:
- a CDS encoding ABC transporter substrate-binding protein; amino-acid sequence: MKTRLIALITLVCILGACNGDKKTGKTNKVAQGDVFYGGVFRINEVEDFRNLFPLNVTEVTSHRITNQIYEGLVKLSQKDLSILPSLAERWEINEDATSFTFYLRKGVKYHDDPAFENGIGREVTAKDFKYCFNLLCTDFGENQGFWVFKDRVIGATEYYNSTTAKAPLKDGVEGVKVIDDYTLQIDLKYPFSGFLNILSTPFTWAFPQEVFEKYGVEMRSHAVGTGAFMVKNIKEGQAIVLERNPDYWDIDEFGNQLPYLDALKFTFLKEKKSELLEFKKGNLEMVYRLPLEMIKDVTSELENAKEGNISFELQNIAAQSTFYYGFQNQGKIFDNKNLRLAFNYAIDRESIVNYTLQGEGVPGNYGIVPPAYKSYESSKLVGYTFDPEKARKYMAAAGYPNGKGFPKITLQINSGGGDRNVQTAEVIQKMLNANLNIEVKIDVMPFAQHLDALETGKADFWRTAWIADYPDPENFLNLLYGGHIPNTMAEKSYINSVRYVSPVFDSLFKAGLREVDLKKRNELYLMAEQVAIDDAAIMPIFYDENTRLIQVYVKNFPINSMELRDFSKVYIDPNLMEKK
- the cphA gene encoding cyanophycin synthetase, whose translation is MKVISTKVMRGPNYWSISNENLIVSKLDLETIHSHTNKIKDFERKMAKILVSKANEKDFEFENDFLRSLKSGTTIPNVVEYLARELQRLVGLPSDYGRVYTTSKKNVFNIVVAYTVENVGIEAVLSAVDICSAVINDEEFDINKEIKFLKALKRKYAPSMSTEAILKEADIRGIPYTKGFYSRETVFGYGVNQKKINGVLTSSTSFMGVDVTGDKDLTKMVLEKAKIPVSFGVIIEFEDEVDYAINKVGFPIVVKPLDGNHGKGISLNLNTKNQVIDAYHIAKEVAQDIIVEKFIKGFDYRLLVINYKFSAATKRIAASITGDGLSTIKELISDVNSDPARAVNEGNVLTPIQIDEVTMNILKKKGLTLQSVLKRGEIVYVKEIANVSAGAVPYDVTDEIHPHNRFLAERIARIVGLDICGIDLISPDLSVPFYQNNTAILEVNASPGIKMHLMPSMGKSRNVVGAIMDMMFPSEKQFKIPIAAITGTNGKTTVTRMIAHLVKVAGYNVGYTTTEGIYINDVIISKGDCSGPASSQLILTDPNVEFAVLECARGGILRSGLAFNNCDVGVVTNITEDHLGVDDIETLEDLAQVKAVVARTVVSTGYAVLNADDDLVFEMAENLNCKVALFSMDPESKRIKDHVSKNGVAAVVENGVIVVYNGDLKMQIEEVNDIPATFGGKAEFMVQNTLPVVLFGYVSGFDTDIIKNALMSFYPSPDKTPGRMNFFKFNEFEVLVDYAHNPAGIDAIGKFVNNYTGVFKTGIIAAPGDRPDAQIISIGEKTAHIFDEIIIRSDKNLRGRQEKEIHDLLLEGIRKSKKKVPVRIISSESEAIKYAVENARKKQLITVFTESIDDSIQTLKQLQEKELVGEYEL